The following coding sequences lie in one Mycobacterium sp. Z3061 genomic window:
- a CDS encoding carboxymuconolactone decarboxylase family protein, with protein sequence MDSETYQRGRQIRSEVLGKEYVDNAIAQADDFTGPLQDLVTEYCWGAVWGRDGLTRKTRSMLNLAMTSVLNRPHEMRTHLRAALTNGVTRDEIREVFLQVAIYAGVPAAVDSFRTAGEVFAELDEG encoded by the coding sequence TTGGACAGCGAAACATACCAGCGCGGACGGCAGATCCGCTCCGAAGTCCTGGGCAAGGAATACGTCGACAACGCGATCGCGCAGGCCGACGACTTCACCGGTCCACTGCAAGACCTGGTCACCGAGTACTGCTGGGGTGCGGTATGGGGACGCGACGGCCTGACGCGCAAGACCCGCAGCATGCTCAACCTGGCCATGACATCGGTACTGAACAGGCCGCACGAAATGCGCACCCATCTCAGAGCCGCACTGACCAACGGCGTCACGCGCGACGAGATCCGCGAGGTCTTCCTTCAGGTCGCCATCTACGCCGGGGTGCCGGCCGCGGTCGACAGCTTCCGTACCGCGGGCGAGGTCTTCGCCGAACTGGACGAGGGTTAG
- a CDS encoding NAD(P)-dependent oxidoreductase gives MTIGFIGLGNMGLPMARRLVEAGHDLVAFDRRSDAVAQLGAQAATSPREVADRAETVLASLPTPAVSLEVATGPAGVIEGSRVKRFIDLSTVGSATAVQIHDLLATRDIVALDSPVSGGVGGAERGALALMVSGPRAQFDAAGPVLGVLGHAFYVGDKPGSAQTMKLANNLLAANVLVATAEVVVMGVKAGLDPNVMIEVLNAGSGATSASRDKFPRAILPRTFDYGFATALMVKDVRLYLEEARALGVPIEIADTVGRLWGAAAQSQGPDSDFTTVIKPFEEAAGVTVGPARR, from the coding sequence GTGACCATCGGCTTCATCGGCCTGGGCAACATGGGGCTGCCCATGGCGCGCCGGCTCGTCGAGGCGGGCCATGACCTCGTCGCCTTCGACCGGCGCAGCGATGCGGTCGCGCAACTGGGGGCGCAGGCCGCGACATCGCCCCGAGAAGTGGCCGATCGCGCCGAGACCGTACTGGCCAGCCTGCCCACCCCTGCCGTGTCCCTGGAAGTGGCGACCGGCCCGGCCGGGGTGATCGAAGGCTCCCGCGTCAAGCGCTTCATCGACCTGTCCACCGTCGGCAGCGCGACGGCGGTCCAGATCCACGATCTGCTGGCCACCCGCGACATCGTCGCGCTGGACAGCCCGGTCAGCGGCGGCGTCGGCGGTGCCGAACGCGGCGCGCTGGCCCTCATGGTGTCGGGCCCGCGCGCGCAATTCGATGCCGCCGGGCCGGTGCTCGGCGTCCTGGGCCACGCGTTCTACGTCGGTGACAAACCCGGTTCCGCTCAGACTATGAAGCTCGCCAACAACCTCCTGGCGGCCAACGTGCTGGTCGCGACGGCAGAAGTCGTGGTGATGGGCGTCAAGGCAGGCCTGGACCCGAACGTCATGATCGAGGTGCTCAACGCGGGGTCGGGTGCCACCAGCGCCAGTCGCGACAAGTTCCCCCGCGCCATCCTGCCGCGCACCTTCGACTACGGGTTCGCCACCGCACTGATGGTCAAGGACGTGCGCCTGTATCTCGAGGAAGCCCGAGCGCTCGGCGTCCCCATCGAGATCGCCGACACCGTGGGACGACTCTGGGGGGCGGCAGCGCAGTCCCAGGGGCCCGATTCCGACTTCACGACCGTGATCAAGCCGTTCGAAGAGGCCGCGGGCGTCACCGTCGGACCGGCGAGACGCTGA
- a CDS encoding DUF4189 domain-containing protein translates to MTTRQRRRVALVLASLLAAIAMASTLIHPADARTHPANLPPYHTFYGAIAYGHDGSSGKAWRQKNKSMAERLALQRCGIDTCTIVASFTQCGAVAHDGTTYHGGVGLSRQAAEQRAIANLGGGWVVNWACH, encoded by the coding sequence ATGACGACACGACAACGGCGTCGCGTCGCACTGGTGCTCGCCAGTCTGCTGGCGGCCATCGCGATGGCCTCCACTCTGATTCACCCTGCCGACGCCCGTACCCACCCCGCCAACCTGCCCCCTTATCACACCTTCTACGGCGCCATCGCCTACGGACACGACGGCTCCTCGGGTAAAGCCTGGCGACAGAAGAACAAATCGATGGCCGAGCGATTGGCGTTGCAGCGCTGCGGCATCGACACCTGCACCATCGTGGCCAGCTTCACGCAGTGCGGTGCGGTCGCCCACGACGGCACCACCTACCACGGCGGCGTAGGCCTCTCGCGGCAGGCGGCCGAACAACGCGCCATCGCCAATCTCGGCGGCGGCTGGGTCGTCAACTGGGCGTGTCACTGA
- a CDS encoding nitroreductase family protein has protein sequence MTGVSDDVWEVMSTARTIRRFTDEPVDDATLTRCLEAARWAPSGANAQGWRFIVLRSPEMRAVVAKAAAQALSVIEPVYGMSRPGPDDDSRQARNNRATYELHDRAGEFTSVLFAQIHYPTASELLLGGSIFPAMQNFLLAARAQGLGACMTSWASYGGERLLREAVGVPGDWMLTGHIVVGWPKGRHGPVRRRPLAQAVNLDHWGEPYSD, from the coding sequence ATGACCGGGGTGAGCGACGACGTCTGGGAGGTGATGTCGACCGCGCGCACCATCCGGCGCTTCACCGACGAACCTGTCGATGACGCGACGTTGACCCGGTGCCTGGAAGCGGCCCGGTGGGCACCCTCGGGAGCCAACGCACAGGGCTGGCGTTTCATCGTGCTGCGATCGCCCGAAATGCGTGCGGTGGTGGCCAAGGCTGCGGCGCAAGCACTATCGGTGATCGAGCCCGTCTATGGCATGAGCCGCCCCGGCCCTGACGATGACAGCCGCCAGGCCCGGAACAACCGCGCTACCTACGAATTGCACGACCGGGCAGGCGAATTCACTTCGGTGCTGTTCGCCCAGATCCATTATCCGACGGCGTCCGAACTGCTGCTGGGTGGGTCGATCTTTCCTGCCATGCAGAACTTCCTACTGGCCGCCCGCGCACAGGGGCTCGGCGCTTGCATGACCAGTTGGGCCTCCTACGGCGGCGAGCGGCTACTGCGGGAAGCCGTTGGTGTGCCCGGTGATTGGATGTTGACCGGCCATATCGTGGTCGGCTGGCCCAAGGGCCGGCACGGACCGGTGCGGCGGCGACCGCTCGCCCAGGCGGTCAACCTCGACCATTGGGGGGAGCCGTACTCGGATTGA
- a CDS encoding nuclear transport factor 2 family protein translates to MPDATTALWEIEAIKQLKARYCRYLDTKRWDDWRRLFTDDFISDTSASGGKLISGADEFVAFVRGTLGKASQPTAHQVHAPEIELTSETTATGVWALEDVVRLGPGINLNGRGHYHETYEKVDGRWLIKSSTLTRLREDVFNPFLSVRISPRLRDAGAALARRFGK, encoded by the coding sequence ATGCCGGACGCCACAACCGCGCTCTGGGAGATCGAGGCGATCAAGCAGCTCAAAGCCCGCTACTGCCGCTACCTGGACACCAAGCGGTGGGACGACTGGCGGCGGCTGTTCACCGACGACTTCATCAGCGACACCTCCGCGTCGGGCGGCAAATTGATCAGCGGGGCCGACGAGTTCGTGGCCTTCGTCCGCGGCACGCTCGGCAAGGCGTCCCAGCCGACGGCTCATCAGGTGCATGCGCCGGAGATCGAGCTGACGTCGGAGACGACGGCGACCGGTGTGTGGGCACTCGAGGACGTGGTCCGGCTGGGGCCGGGGATCAATCTCAATGGGCGTGGGCACTACCACGAAACCTACGAGAAGGTCGACGGACGCTGGCTCATCAAGTCTTCGACCCTGACCCGGCTGCGGGAGGATGTGTTCAATCCTTTTCTGTCCGTGCGTATCTCACCTCGGCTCCGGGATGCCGGGGCCGCGCTGGCACGCAGGTTCGGCAAATGA
- a CDS encoding NAD(P)-dependent oxidoreductase, protein MSPVTLITGAFGQVGKRCTEILLGRGHTVISVDLGTDAATAAAKTLAGAAHPGTLVPEFIDLTDPDAVDAVVRRHRPGAIVHLAAIVSPPSYRNPRLARKVNVEGTRHLVLAAQSLSDPPLFVFASSAAVYGSRNPHRHPELITGETPVNPIEQYGEDKVLAERAIVGSGVPYALLRLAAIVSPDTAATFNGDHLVLVRATPVDNRMHATDARDVALAFANAVDRRAAVAGKVFVVAGNDTNLCTMGDMQDDMMAALGIGRLGPSVGLPGDPDDDRGWAFTGWFDTTESQELLDYQQHDWSDTVTWVAESMGLRRLLLRALGPAIRPVILVFLALQRRLEHRGRYADPWTFMRGKYGPEMLAGTEA, encoded by the coding sequence ATGAGCCCCGTCACGCTGATCACCGGCGCTTTCGGACAGGTCGGCAAGCGCTGCACCGAAATTTTGCTGGGCCGAGGCCACACCGTGATATCCGTGGACCTCGGCACCGACGCCGCGACGGCGGCAGCCAAGACTCTGGCCGGCGCCGCGCACCCGGGCACCCTCGTCCCGGAGTTCATCGACCTCACCGACCCCGACGCGGTCGACGCCGTCGTGAGACGCCACCGGCCCGGCGCGATTGTGCACCTGGCCGCGATCGTCTCGCCGCCCTCCTACCGCAATCCCCGGTTAGCTCGCAAGGTCAATGTCGAAGGCACCCGGCACCTGGTGCTGGCCGCACAGTCCCTGAGCGACCCTCCTCTGTTCGTATTCGCCTCCAGCGCGGCCGTTTACGGGTCCCGCAATCCACACCGCCACCCGGAACTGATCACCGGCGAGACGCCGGTCAATCCGATCGAGCAGTACGGCGAAGACAAGGTGCTGGCCGAGCGGGCGATTGTCGGGAGCGGGGTGCCCTACGCGCTGCTCCGACTTGCCGCGATCGTCTCGCCCGACACTGCCGCCACGTTTAACGGCGACCATCTGGTGCTCGTGCGGGCCACTCCGGTGGACAACCGCATGCATGCGACAGATGCCCGGGACGTCGCGCTGGCGTTCGCCAACGCCGTCGACCGGCGTGCTGCAGTCGCCGGCAAGGTGTTCGTGGTCGCCGGCAACGACACCAATCTCTGCACGATGGGTGATATGCAGGACGACATGATGGCCGCCCTCGGCATCGGCCGTCTCGGCCCGTCGGTCGGTTTGCCCGGTGATCCCGATGACGACCGCGGCTGGGCTTTCACCGGTTGGTTCGACACGACGGAATCCCAAGAGCTGCTGGACTATCAGCAACACGACTGGTCGGACACCGTCACGTGGGTGGCCGAGTCGATGGGCCTTCGCCGCCTGCTGCTGCGAGCGCTCGGACCAGCCATCCGGCCGGTGATACTCGTGTTCCTCGCGCTGCAGCGCCGGCTGGAGCACCGTGGCCGGTACGCCGACCCGTGGACGTTCATGCGCGGCAAGTACGGACCTGAGATGCTGGCCGGCACCGAGGCGTGA
- a CDS encoding acyl-CoA dehydrogenase family protein, translating to MLLEFDADQRLWQDTVRDVVTKQCPPSLVRSVAEDGADTEPLWKLYRQLGWTELNDPAGAVELAIVLEELGHATDPTPFLATMSQFAPLAGEQFDPNQSGTAVYGGVSARRNADGWVLDGTARHVLDGDRAERVAVVTEAGVFLTDAGQLSARRESVFDPVLHVADLSFHDVRVPDSDRVNVDRERAHHIALTGMALTMVGACQRILDLVLEHVRSRHQFGVPIGSFQAVQHKAADMHVAVQRARALAYFAALTISADDPRRRLAAAMAKASAGECQSLVFRHGLQLHGAMGFTWENDLQFALKRAKAGELMLGGAAEHRARIAEEYRAADF from the coding sequence ATGCTCTTGGAGTTTGATGCCGATCAGCGGCTGTGGCAGGACACGGTGCGCGACGTCGTCACCAAGCAGTGTCCTCCGTCTCTGGTGCGGAGCGTGGCTGAGGACGGTGCCGATACCGAGCCGCTGTGGAAGCTCTACCGCCAGCTCGGCTGGACCGAACTGAACGATCCGGCCGGCGCGGTGGAACTGGCGATCGTGCTCGAGGAACTCGGCCACGCCACGGACCCCACCCCGTTCCTGGCGACCATGAGCCAGTTCGCTCCGCTGGCGGGCGAGCAGTTCGATCCGAACCAGTCCGGCACCGCCGTGTACGGCGGAGTCTCCGCGCGCCGCAACGCCGACGGCTGGGTGCTCGACGGCACCGCCCGTCATGTGCTCGACGGTGACCGGGCGGAGCGTGTCGCGGTGGTCACCGAAGCTGGAGTGTTCCTCACCGATGCCGGCCAGTTGTCCGCCCGGCGGGAATCCGTGTTCGACCCCGTGCTGCACGTGGCCGATCTGTCGTTTCACGACGTTCGGGTCCCCGACAGCGACCGGGTGAACGTAGACCGCGAGCGAGCGCACCACATCGCTCTGACCGGTATGGCCCTCACCATGGTCGGCGCCTGCCAGCGCATCCTGGATCTGGTACTCGAACATGTCCGCAGCCGGCACCAATTCGGTGTTCCCATCGGATCTTTCCAAGCCGTCCAGCACAAGGCGGCCGACATGCACGTCGCCGTGCAACGAGCCAGGGCACTGGCCTACTTCGCCGCGTTGACCATCTCCGCCGACGATCCGCGACGACGGCTGGCCGCGGCCATGGCCAAGGCATCGGCAGGGGAGTGCCAGTCGCTGGTTTTCCGGCATGGGCTACAGCTGCACGGGGCGATGGGATTCACCTGGGAGAACGACCTGCAGTTCGCGCTCAAGCGCGCGAAAGCGGGCGAGCTGATGCTCGGGGGCGCGGCCGAACACCGGGCGCGGATCGCCGAGGAGTACCGTGCAGCTGACTTTTGA
- a CDS encoding acyl-CoA dehydrogenase family protein — protein sequence MQLTFDSDVEEFRAEFAAFLDENLPAASETVERPRSVSHMPGWARRWQRLLFDNGWLLPTQPPEFGGRNATVLQQYVYLEELCRRRIYHSLNPQGVNIVAASLISFGSEEQKHRWAVPILRAEITASLGMSEPSAGSDLASLRTRAVRDGDHFVVNGQKVWTSGAHDADVLLTFVRTDPDAPKHKGISALLIPTDTEGVVRRPFASICADDDLDFNEVFFTDAKVPAENLVGELNQGWRVANGSLGHERTMMWLGFADRMDNMLADFRPATDLDRDQYASTIMDKQALRLLGSVALARASRGEDDTSAISVLKLLGSEAELRISEHALEAAGGDGLVHPGLTGTYAPMNLDHYFASWFERYARSFSGTIAGGTSEIQRNIIAQRILGLPRG from the coding sequence GTGCAGCTGACTTTTGACAGCGACGTCGAGGAGTTTCGCGCGGAGTTTGCCGCGTTCCTGGACGAAAACCTGCCTGCGGCAAGCGAAACCGTGGAACGGCCCCGCTCGGTGTCGCACATGCCGGGCTGGGCCCGTCGTTGGCAGCGGCTGTTGTTCGACAACGGCTGGCTGTTGCCGACCCAGCCCCCGGAGTTCGGCGGGCGCAATGCGACGGTGTTGCAGCAGTACGTCTATCTCGAGGAGCTGTGCCGCCGCCGGATCTACCACAGCCTCAATCCGCAGGGTGTCAATATCGTTGCGGCTTCCCTGATCTCGTTCGGCAGCGAGGAGCAGAAACATCGCTGGGCGGTGCCGATTCTGCGTGCTGAGATCACCGCGTCGCTGGGCATGAGCGAGCCGAGTGCCGGTTCCGACCTGGCGTCGTTGCGTACCCGGGCGGTGCGGGACGGGGATCACTTCGTCGTCAACGGGCAGAAGGTGTGGACGTCCGGCGCCCACGACGCCGACGTGTTGTTGACGTTCGTGCGGACCGATCCCGACGCGCCAAAACACAAGGGCATCAGCGCATTGCTGATTCCCACCGACACCGAGGGCGTGGTGCGCCGCCCCTTCGCGTCGATCTGCGCCGACGACGACCTGGACTTCAACGAGGTGTTCTTCACCGACGCGAAAGTGCCGGCGGAGAACCTGGTCGGCGAGCTCAACCAGGGCTGGCGGGTGGCCAACGGCTCACTGGGGCACGAGCGCACCATGATGTGGCTGGGATTCGCCGATCGCATGGACAACATGCTCGCCGATTTCCGTCCGGCCACTGACCTCGACCGCGACCAGTACGCCAGCACCATCATGGACAAACAAGCCCTGCGTCTGCTGGGTTCGGTGGCGCTGGCCCGGGCCTCCCGCGGCGAGGACGACACCTCGGCGATCTCGGTGCTGAAACTGCTTGGCTCCGAGGCTGAACTGCGCATCAGCGAACATGCGCTGGAGGCCGCCGGTGGTGACGGGCTCGTGCACCCGGGGCTCACCGGGACGTATGCGCCGATGAACCTCGACCACTACTTCGCAAGCTGGTTCGAGCGCTACGCGCGAAGCTTCTCCGGCACCATCGCCGGGGGCACGTCGGAAATCCAGCGCAACATCATCGCCCAGCGCATCCTCGGCCTGCCACGGGGCTGA
- a CDS encoding phosphotransferase: protein MKPPLAQARSALRLTAHLGRGISRVATDALIGSRAGLPRTANEIDATVLSGVIGTEVASASVLDADAGTSSRARLALTGDGVPRTVFVKLAAQTAATRLMGELGRLGHTEVRFYSQLAPQLTGLPTAYGAAFDAWTGRYLLVLEDLPAASCRFPDTLHPLSIGQAGLIVELLAALHATFWGRLPEDARDPLGWLYTPSADATSLLTGPLMNTSMKRLAGRTDIPIEQGRYIANNYRAVAALIDAPPHTVMHGDAHPGNVYFRDGRAGLLDWQAVRRGHPSRELAYTLVTCLTPDDRRAAQRHLLDQYRRALAAGGGPQLNADELWLRYRQGAMYAYVAALITAGMGGMQADDIALEGLSRAVAALEDLETVAVLKNSL, encoded by the coding sequence ATGAAACCCCCACTCGCACAAGCCCGCTCCGCTCTTCGCCTGACTGCGCACTTGGGACGCGGGATCAGCCGAGTTGCCACCGATGCCCTGATCGGAAGTCGCGCCGGCCTGCCGCGCACCGCGAACGAGATCGATGCCACCGTGCTGTCCGGCGTCATAGGCACCGAAGTCGCCTCAGCGAGCGTTCTGGACGCCGACGCGGGGACCTCGTCCCGGGCGCGCCTGGCGCTGACCGGTGACGGTGTCCCGCGCACGGTGTTCGTCAAGCTGGCGGCTCAGACAGCCGCAACCCGGCTGATGGGCGAACTCGGCCGGCTGGGACACACCGAGGTCCGCTTCTACAGTCAGCTCGCCCCGCAGCTCACCGGGCTACCGACGGCCTACGGCGCCGCATTCGACGCCTGGACGGGTCGTTACCTGCTCGTCCTGGAAGACCTGCCCGCCGCGTCGTGCCGATTCCCCGACACACTGCACCCGTTGTCGATCGGCCAGGCCGGTCTGATCGTGGAACTGCTGGCCGCGTTGCACGCCACTTTCTGGGGCCGGTTGCCCGAGGACGCCCGTGACCCGCTGGGCTGGCTCTACACCCCGTCGGCCGACGCCACCTCCCTGCTGACCGGCCCGCTGATGAACACTTCGATGAAGCGACTCGCCGGGCGTACCGACATCCCGATCGAGCAGGGGCGGTACATCGCCAACAACTATCGCGCGGTTGCCGCACTGATCGACGCGCCCCCGCACACCGTCATGCATGGAGACGCCCATCCCGGCAATGTCTACTTCCGCGACGGCAGGGCCGGGCTGCTGGACTGGCAGGCCGTGCGCCGCGGTCATCCTTCCCGCGAGCTGGCGTACACACTCGTCACCTGCCTGACGCCCGACGACCGTCGCGCAGCTCAACGCCACCTGCTCGACCAGTACCGCCGCGCCCTGGCCGCCGGCGGCGGACCGCAACTCAATGCGGACGAACTTTGGCTGCGCTACCGACAGGGCGCGATGTATGCCTATGTCGCAGCGCTGATCACCGCGGGGATGGGCGGAATGCAGGCCGACGACATTGCCCTGGAAGGCCTGAGTCGCGCCGTTGCCGCCCTGGAAGACCTGGAAACCGTTGCCGTGCTTAAGAACTCGCTTTGA
- a CDS encoding cytochrome P450, translating into MSVDDVVADDRKRHSYHFDRHSAEYRSQFKTITEEMHAKCPMAWTDTYGGHWVAAGSHEVFELARCPAVSNDHDIRGERRGYKGISIPTARRVSVVRGGILEMDDPEHRIYRTVLNPYLSPAAVKRWEPFIDDVTRACLDEKIEGGTIDFVDDLANVVPAVLTLAMLGIPLAKWNLYSEPVHAAVYTPEHSPDIERVTEMHRQMGLDMVNNMIEIRENPRPGLVNALLQMRIDREPAPDLEILGNLGLIIGGGFDTTTALTAHSLEWLSDNPDQRERLRRDRDTLLDPATEEFLRYFTPAPGDGRTFSEDTELDGTQFKEGERLWISWAMANRDPAVFHDPDDVLLDRKGNRHFSFGIGMHRCIGSNVARTVFKSMLNAVLDRMPDYRCQPAGTVHYETIGVIQGMRKLPATFTPGPRVGAGLDETLDKLQRICDEQELARPITERKESAEIS; encoded by the coding sequence TTGAGCGTCGATGATGTCGTGGCCGACGACCGGAAGAGGCACAGCTACCACTTCGACCGCCATTCCGCGGAGTACCGCTCGCAGTTCAAGACGATCACCGAGGAGATGCACGCCAAGTGCCCGATGGCGTGGACCGACACCTACGGCGGGCACTGGGTCGCCGCGGGCAGCCACGAGGTGTTCGAGCTGGCCCGGTGTCCCGCCGTGTCCAACGACCACGATATCCGTGGCGAACGTCGTGGCTATAAAGGTATTTCGATCCCGACCGCCCGCCGGGTCAGCGTCGTGCGCGGCGGCATCCTGGAGATGGACGACCCCGAGCACCGCATCTATCGCACCGTGCTCAACCCGTACCTGTCACCCGCGGCCGTCAAGCGCTGGGAGCCATTCATCGACGACGTGACCCGCGCCTGCCTCGACGAGAAGATCGAGGGCGGAACCATCGACTTCGTCGATGACCTGGCCAATGTCGTTCCGGCCGTGCTGACTCTGGCGATGTTGGGCATCCCGCTGGCGAAGTGGAACCTGTACAGCGAGCCGGTCCATGCCGCGGTCTACACGCCGGAGCACTCGCCGGACATCGAACGGGTCACCGAGATGCACCGCCAGATGGGCCTGGACATGGTCAACAACATGATCGAGATTCGGGAGAACCCGCGTCCCGGCCTGGTTAATGCGTTGTTGCAGATGCGGATCGACCGTGAGCCGGCTCCCGATCTGGAGATCCTCGGCAACCTCGGCCTGATCATCGGCGGCGGCTTCGACACCACCACAGCACTGACGGCGCATTCGCTGGAATGGCTGTCGGACAATCCCGATCAGCGGGAACGGCTTCGGCGCGATCGCGACACACTTCTGGACCCTGCGACCGAAGAGTTTCTGCGCTACTTCACGCCGGCACCCGGAGACGGTCGCACCTTCTCCGAGGACACCGAACTGGACGGCACGCAGTTCAAAGAGGGTGAGCGGCTGTGGATCTCGTGGGCCATGGCCAACCGCGACCCCGCTGTGTTCCACGATCCCGATGACGTGCTCTTGGACCGTAAGGGCAACCGGCACTTCAGCTTCGGCATCGGTATGCACCGCTGCATCGGCTCGAATGTGGCGCGTACGGTGTTCAAGTCGATGCTCAACGCGGTGCTCGACCGGATGCCCGACTACCGCTGTCAACCGGCCGGCACCGTGCACTACGAGACGATCGGCGTGATCCAGGGCATGCGCAAGCTGCCGGCCACTTTCACGCCCGGCCCCCGCGTCGGCGCCGGCCTGGATGAGACTCTCGATAAGCTGCAACGCATTTGCGACGAGCAGGAACTCGCTCGTCCGATCACCGAGCGCAAGGAATCCGCGGAGATTTCCTAG
- a CDS encoding 3-oxoacyl-ACP reductase FabG, giving the protein MRTAVVTGGGSGIGLAVAQRLRADGRAVATIDLKSSDDDLCYTADVTDRSQIDAALSAIRDRLGPVTILVNAAGLDGFKRFTNITFEDWQRVIDVNLHGVFHMIQAVLPDMLDAGWGRIVNISSSSTHSGVPYMSHYVAAKSAVNGLTKSLALEYGPSGITVNAVPPGFIDTPMLRNAENQGFLGDVEQNIARTPVRRIGKPEDIAAACAFLSSEEAGYITGQILGVNGGRNT; this is encoded by the coding sequence GTGAGAACTGCGGTGGTCACCGGCGGCGGGTCCGGCATCGGCCTGGCGGTTGCGCAACGCCTCCGGGCGGACGGGCGCGCGGTCGCGACCATAGACCTCAAGTCATCCGATGACGACCTCTGCTACACCGCGGATGTCACCGACCGCTCGCAGATCGACGCGGCGCTGTCGGCAATCCGGGACCGCCTGGGACCCGTCACGATTCTGGTCAACGCGGCCGGACTGGACGGCTTCAAGCGGTTCACCAACATCACGTTCGAGGATTGGCAGCGGGTGATCGACGTCAATCTGCACGGCGTGTTCCACATGATCCAGGCGGTGTTGCCCGACATGTTGGACGCGGGTTGGGGACGCATCGTGAACATCTCCTCGTCGAGCACGCATTCCGGCGTTCCGTACATGTCGCACTACGTGGCCGCCAAGTCCGCCGTCAACGGACTGACGAAGTCCCTGGCACTCGAGTACGGGCCGAGCGGCATCACGGTCAACGCCGTACCCCCCGGCTTCATCGACACCCCGATGTTGCGCAATGCCGAGAACCAGGGGTTCCTGGGTGATGTCGAACAGAACATCGCCCGCACACCGGTGCGCCGCATCGGCAAGCCCGAGGACATCGCCGCGGCGTGTGCCTTCCTGTCTTCGGAGGAGGCCGGCTACATCACCGGTCAGATACTGGGTGTCAACGGCGGTCGGAACACCTGA
- a CDS encoding ferredoxin has product MKVWVDPERCQGHTLCAMIAPDSFQLSDIDGSSSAINEVVPEDQVDQVREAAQSCPEQAIILRD; this is encoded by the coding sequence GTGAAGGTCTGGGTTGATCCGGAACGCTGCCAGGGGCACACCTTGTGTGCGATGATCGCACCGGATTCGTTCCAGCTCAGCGACATTGACGGTAGTTCGTCGGCGATCAACGAGGTGGTGCCGGAGGATCAGGTCGATCAGGTTCGCGAGGCCGCGCAGTCCTGCCCCGAGCAGGCCATCATTCTACGCGATTGA
- a CDS encoding NAD-dependent epimerase/dehydratase family protein gives MKKLVIGASGFLGSHVTRQLVMAGDDVRVMVRKTSATRGIDDLKVERCYGDVFDDTALREAMAGCDVVYYCVVDARMWLRDPAPLFRTNVEGLRHVLDAAVRAELRRFVFTSSSGTLAISDQRPVTEEDPHNWNDGGPYIESRVAAEDLVLRYARERGLPAVALCISTTYGPRDWAPTPHGALIAQVAAGRFPFFMGFSSEVVGIEDAARAMLLAAENGRAGQRYIISDRYLSTREVHAIAARAVGRRPPRIPIPMGVLYAVSRANDVAARLLNRDLPMAYVGARMADLMSPLDHSKAERELGWKPEPVEKSIAKAARWFAAQAPG, from the coding sequence ATGAAGAAACTCGTCATCGGAGCCAGCGGTTTCCTGGGTTCCCATGTCACCCGTCAACTGGTAATGGCGGGCGACGACGTGCGGGTCATGGTGCGAAAAACCAGTGCTACCAGGGGCATTGACGACCTGAAGGTGGAACGCTGTTACGGCGACGTGTTCGACGACACCGCCCTGCGAGAGGCCATGGCGGGCTGCGACGTCGTCTACTACTGCGTGGTCGACGCTCGGATGTGGCTGCGGGACCCGGCACCGCTGTTCCGCACCAATGTGGAGGGACTGCGTCACGTGCTGGACGCGGCAGTCCGCGCCGAGCTACGCAGGTTCGTCTTCACCAGCAGCAGTGGCACATTGGCGATCAGCGATCAGCGGCCGGTCACCGAAGAGGACCCACACAACTGGAATGACGGTGGCCCCTACATCGAATCGCGAGTCGCCGCCGAGGATCTGGTGCTGCGCTACGCGCGCGAACGGGGATTACCGGCCGTCGCGCTGTGCATCTCGACCACCTACGGACCACGCGACTGGGCACCGACTCCGCACGGCGCGCTCATCGCTCAGGTTGCCGCCGGCCGTTTCCCGTTCTTCATGGGGTTCTCTTCTGAGGTTGTCGGTATCGAAGATGCCGCCCGGGCAATGCTTCTCGCCGCCGAGAACGGCCGCGCCGGACAACGCTACATCATCTCCGACCGCTATCTGAGTACCAGAGAGGTCCACGCGATAGCGGCCCGAGCCGTCGGCCGGCGTCCGCCACGCATCCCGATTCCGATGGGCGTCCTGTATGCGGTGTCCCGCGCCAACGATGTCGCAGCGCGGCTGTTGAACCGAGACCTGCCGATGGCCTACGTCGGCGCGCGAATGGCGGACCTGATGTCGCCGCTGGACCACAGCAAGGCCGAGCGCGAACTCGGCTGGAAACCAGAGCCTGTCGAAAAGTCCATCGCGAAGGCTGCGCGCTGGTTCGCCGCACAGGCGCCCGGGTAG